Below is a genomic region from Cupriavidus sp. P-10.
ATATTGATCGCTTCCAGGCCGGCGCCGCAGAAACGCTGCAGTGCCATGCCGGGCACCTGCGTCCAGCCGCCTGGCGCGCACAGGGCAGCGATGCGGGGCAGGCAGGAGCCTTGGTCACCGACCGCGGAGCTGATGCCCATGATGAGATCATCCACGCGCGCTGGATCCAGGTCGTGGCGCTGGCGCAGCGCTTCCAGCAATGTGACGACAAGATCAATCGGCTTAACCTCATACAGCGCGCCGGCGCCGGGCTTGCCCTTGCCGCGCGGGGTGCGTACGGCGTCATAGATGAATGCTTCAGTCATCGCGTCTCCTCAAAAAGTGAGATGAGTGTCTCGAAAATAGTTGCGCAAGTCAAATCATGTGTCCATAATTTGTGAAACGGAGATATAAAATGAAACGTGAATCTCAAATTCAAGAGCTTCCATCCGAGTTGCAAGCCGAAAGTGGCGCAACTGCCGCAGGCAGTGCGCTGGCGCGCGGCATCCAGATCCTCCAGGCCTTCACCACCGCGACGCCGGAGTTGAACGCCCGGGACCTGATGGCCGCTACCGGCCTGCCGAGGCCGACGCTGTTCCGCCTGGCCTCGACGCTGTGCGAGGCCGGCCTGCTGCGCTACGACGAACTGACCGGCCGTTTTCAGCCGGCACCCGGGCTGGCGCGCCTGGCTTCGCCGCTGCTGGCGCGGGTGCGTATCCGCCAGCTGGCTTTCGGCCCAATGCAGGCCCTGGCCGATCGCGTGCGGGGCCAGGTTTCGCTGGGACTGGGCGCGGGCCTGGACCTGGTCTTTATCGAACTGGCCCAGGCCAAGGAATGCGAGACCGTGCGGCCGGCGATGGGCAGCCATATCTCGCTGTCGCGCACGGCAAAGGGACGGGCCTACCTTGCGGCACTGCCCCCCGAACAACGGGAGCGCTATGTCGAGGCGATGCGCGCAAGCGATCCCGAGCACGGCGCCTGGCTGGCCGATCGCATGTCGGAAGCGCGTAAGAACCTGGCCGAACGCGGCTTTTGCATCAGCCACGGTGACCTGCATCACCAACTCGATGCCGTCGCCGTGCCGGTGCGGTCCAACGTGCCGGACGAGATTTACGTGTTCGCCTGCACCGTGCCGAGCTTCGAATTGCGGCCGGGCCAGTTGGAGGAGGACGTGGGTCCGCGCCTGGCCACGATGGTGCGCAGCATTGAGGCCGCGCTGGGCATTCCCCCAGCCAGCTATGGCTGATCTGGCTGTGACGGGTTGACGTAACGGAGATCCGGGTCCGCGCAAACGAGCAGGGCCGGACCAGAGGAGAGAGGAGACAATGGAGACACTACAGACCGTGGACCGGCTTGCCCATTGGGCGCAGGTTCAACCCGACAAAGCCGCCGTACGGCTGACCGATGGGCAGGCGACATTGAACCTGACCTACGGTGAACTCGATGCGCACGCCAACCTGGTCGCGCAATGGCTGATCGGTGCTGGCTTGAAGGAGGGCGAGGGGATCGCGCTGCTGATGGAAAACCACCCGGCCATGTTCGCCCTGGCCTGGGGCGCACGGCGTGCGGGACTCTACTACACGCCTGTAAGCGTGCACCTGAATCCTTCGGAAGTGGAATATATCTTGCGCGATTGCGGTGCCAGGCTGCTGGTCGCGACGCGCAAGACCGTGGAACTGGCCGCCGCCATCGGCGAGGACTGGACCGGCGACAAGTACCTGCTCGACGGCGAAGCGCCCGGCTTCCTGCCCTTTGCTCAAGCTCTTGCGGATTATGACACCGGCACGCCCCTGCCCGAGCGCGCGGTGGGACGCGACTTCCTATACTCCTCCGGCACAACCGGCAAGCCCAAGGGCATCCGGCGCCCGCTGGTGCCGTTCGCCGACCGCTTGCGCGACGCCTATGACGCCGTGGTCTGGCGCGAATTCTTCAAGTTTGGCCGTGACACCGTCTACCTGACCATGGCACCGCTTTATCATGCGGCGCCCATGCGCAGCGTGATGCGCAATATCGACTGGGGTGGCGAGAACATCGTGTCAAGCCGCTTCGACGCCGAACAGGCCCTGCGGCTGATCGCGCAGCACCGCGTCACGCACAGCCAATGGGTGCCGACCATGATGATCCGCCTGCTGGCACTGCCCGACGCCGTGCGTGCGCAGGCCGACCTGTCGAGCATGCGCGTGGCGATCCATGCCGCCGCGCCGTGCCCGCCCGACGTCAAGCAGCGCATGATCGACTGGTGGGGCAAGGTCTGGTTCGAGTACTACGGCGGCTCAGAGGGCATTGGCCTGACCGGCGTCGACAGCGAGCAGTGGCTGCGCAGGCCGGGCACGGTAGGGCGCGCGCTGCTGGGCACGATCCACATCAAGGACGAGGCGGGCCGGGAGCTGCCAGCAGGGCAGCAGGGCCGCATATGGTTCTCGGGCGCGCCGCGCTTTGCCTACCACAACGATCCGCAAAAGACCGCCGACGCCTACGATGCGCATGGCTGCGCGACCTTCGGCGATATCGGCCACGTGGACGAGGACGGCTTTCTTTATCTCTCCGGGCGCCGCACTGACCTGATCCTGTCCGGCGGCGTAAACATCTACCCGCAGGAAATTGAAAACCTTCTTGCCACCTATCCCGGCGTGGCGGATGTCGCGGTCATCGGCGTGCCGCATCCGGAGTTCGGCGAAGCAGTCAAGGCGGTGGTCGAACTGCAGTCAGCACAGCAGCCCACGCCGGAACTGGCGGAGGCGATTCTGAACTTCTGCCGCCAGCACATCTCGCACGTGAAATGCCCACGCAGCGTGGATTTCGTCAAGGCGCTGCCGCGGCTTGAAAACGGAAAGCTCTACAAGCGGCTGCTCATCAACCAGTACGCAGCCGCTGCTGCAGCGGCTGCAGAAAGCCCGGCCGCGGCCGCCAGCTGAGCCGCACGCCTGGCAACCCAGACAAGCACCATCCAAAGGAGACATCCCCATGCGAACAGCCCTCCGTGAAGATCACGAACAGTTCCGCGACCAGGTACGCAAATTCGTCCAGCGCGAGATCGCGCCCTACCACCACGAATGGGAAAAGGTCGGCTGCGTGCCGCGCGAAACCTGGCTCAAGGCGGGCCGCGAAGGCCTGCTGCTGTGCGCCATCCCGGAGCAGTACGGTGGCGGTGGTGGCGACTTCGGACATTCCATTGTCGTGATCGAAGAGCTGATGCGCGTGCTGGCCACCGGCCCGGGCTTTCCGCTGCACTCCGACATTGTGGCGCCGTACATCCTCGCTTACGGCACCGAGGCGCAGAAGGAGCGCTGGCTGCCGCCGATGGCCCGCGGCGAAAAGATTGGCGCGATCGCCATGACCGAACCGGGCATCGGCAGCGACCTGAAATCGCTGCGCACCACCGCGCGGCGCGACGGTGACAGCTACGTCATCAACGGGCAGAAGACCTTTATCACCAACGGCGCCAATTCAGACCTGGTGATCGTGGCGTGCAAGACCGATCCCGCCGCCGGCACGCGCGGCATCAGCCTGATCGTGGTGGAAGCCGGCACGCCCGGCTTCACCAAGGGCCCGCTGCTGGAGAAGATCGGCCTGAAGGCGCAGGACACGTCCGAGCTGTTCTTTGATGAAGTGCGCGTGCCTGCCGCCAACCTGCTGGGCGAGGAAGGCAAGGGTTTCGGCTACCTGATGCACCAACTCGCGCAGGAACGGTTGATGGTCTCGGTGCGTAGCCCGGTGGTGATGGAAACCATGTTGGAAGAAACCATTGCATACACCAAGAGCCGCAAGGCCTTCGGCCAGCCGGTGTTCGACCTGCAGAACACGCGCTTCAAGCTGGCGGAAATCAAGGCGAAGACCGTCGCCTGCCGTGTCTTCATCGATCACTGCATCGCACTGCATTTCAAGAAAGAGCTCACCAGCGAAATGGCTGCCATGGCCAAGCTCTATGCCACGGAAGCGCAAGGGCAGGCAGTCGATGAACTGCTGCAGCTGCACGGCGGCTACGGTTTCATGCGCGAGTATGGCATCGCACGGGCATTCGTGGACAGCCGCGTACAGCGGATCTATGGCGGTACGTCGGAGATCATGAAGGAGATCATCGGCCGCAGCCTGTGAGCGGGGAGAACCCGGTCGCTGGTCAGACGGGAGCAGCGGCGGCCGGCTCTGCGAGTGTGCATTGCTGGAAAGTATTGATGTCTGCTTCGCCCCGTTGCTCAGTCCGGATGACGCAGCCAGGCATCCGCACAACGTCGCACGCGGCATTTACGTTGAAGAGGATGGCCAGCTTCAGGCAAGGCCGGCACCGCGGTTCGATGGAAAGCTGTGGCACCCGGTCCGATTCCACAATCTGAGCAAGGATCAGAAATGAATTTCCAATTTTCCGAAGAGCAGAAGTCCATCGTCGAGGCAGTCCAGGCGGTCTGCTCGCAGTTCGACATGGAGTACTGGGACCGGCTCGACAAGTCCGGCACTTATCCGCATGAGTTCTACAAGGCACTGTGCGAAGGCGGGTGGCTTGGCGTAGCGATGCCGGAAGCGTATGGCGGCGCCGGCCTGGGCATTCTGGAGGCCGCGCTGGTGACGCAGACCATCTCGCAGTCGGGCGCGGGCATGACCGGCGCCTCGGCAGTGCACATGAACGTGTTCGGCCTGAATCCGGTGGTGGTGTTCGCTACCGATGAACAGAAGCGCCGTTACCTGCCGCCCCTGATCGCCGGCCAGGAAAAAGCTTGTTTCGGCGTGACCGAGCCCGATGCGGGGCTCGACACATCCAAGCTCAAGACCTTTGCCCGGAAGGTGCCGGGCGGCTATTCGGTGAGCGGCCGAAAGATCTGGATATCGACCGCACAGGTGGCGGACCGCATGCTGCTGCTGGCGCGCACGCAGACGCTGGAATCGGTGAAGAAGCCCACCGACGGGCTGTCGCTGTTCTACACCAGGATAGATCGCAGCAAGATCGAGATCCGCGAGATCGACAAGATGGGCCGCGCTGCCGTCGACACCAACATGCTGTTCATCGACGACCTGTTCATTCCCGAGGAAGACCGCATCGGGGAGGAGGGGCGCGGCTTCGAGTACATCCTGCACGGGCTTAATCCGGAGCGCATCCTGATCGCTTCCGAGGCCGTCGGCCTCGGCCGCGCGGCGCTGGCCATCGCCACGCAATATGCCAAGGAGCGCGTCGTGTTCGGCCGTCCGATCGGCATGAACCAGGGGGTGCAGCATCCGCTGGCGCAGGCATGGATGCAGCTCGAGGCGGCCAACCTCATGATGCTCAAGGCTGCCGCGCTGTACGACGCCGGCGAGCCTTGCGGCGCCGAGGCCAACACCGCCAAATACCTTGCTGCGG
It encodes:
- a CDS encoding IclR family transcriptional regulator is translated as MKRESQIQELPSELQAESGATAAGSALARGIQILQAFTTATPELNARDLMAATGLPRPTLFRLASTLCEAGLLRYDELTGRFQPAPGLARLASPLLARVRIRQLAFGPMQALADRVRGQVSLGLGAGLDLVFIELAQAKECETVRPAMGSHISLSRTAKGRAYLAALPPEQRERYVEAMRASDPEHGAWLADRMSEARKNLAERGFCISHGDLHHQLDAVAVPVRSNVPDEIYVFACTVPSFELRPGQLEEDVGPRLATMVRSIEAALGIPPASYG
- a CDS encoding acyl-CoA dehydrogenase family protein; protein product: MNFQFSEEQKSIVEAVQAVCSQFDMEYWDRLDKSGTYPHEFYKALCEGGWLGVAMPEAYGGAGLGILEAALVTQTISQSGAGMTGASAVHMNVFGLNPVVVFATDEQKRRYLPPLIAGQEKACFGVTEPDAGLDTSKLKTFARKVPGGYSVSGRKIWISTAQVADRMLLLARTQTLESVKKPTDGLSLFYTRIDRSKIEIREIDKMGRAAVDTNMLFIDDLFIPEEDRIGEEGRGFEYILHGLNPERILIASEAVGLGRAALAIATQYAKERVVFGRPIGMNQGVQHPLAQAWMQLEAANLMMLKAAALYDAGEPCGAEANTAKYLAAEAGHNACQTAILTLGGMGYSREYRVERLLRESYIPRIAPVSPQLIMCFIAERVLGLPKSY
- a CDS encoding AMP-binding protein — protein: METLQTVDRLAHWAQVQPDKAAVRLTDGQATLNLTYGELDAHANLVAQWLIGAGLKEGEGIALLMENHPAMFALAWGARRAGLYYTPVSVHLNPSEVEYILRDCGARLLVATRKTVELAAAIGEDWTGDKYLLDGEAPGFLPFAQALADYDTGTPLPERAVGRDFLYSSGTTGKPKGIRRPLVPFADRLRDAYDAVVWREFFKFGRDTVYLTMAPLYHAAPMRSVMRNIDWGGENIVSSRFDAEQALRLIAQHRVTHSQWVPTMMIRLLALPDAVRAQADLSSMRVAIHAAAPCPPDVKQRMIDWWGKVWFEYYGGSEGIGLTGVDSEQWLRRPGTVGRALLGTIHIKDEAGRELPAGQQGRIWFSGAPRFAYHNDPQKTADAYDAHGCATFGDIGHVDEDGFLYLSGRRTDLILSGGVNIYPQEIENLLATYPGVADVAVIGVPHPEFGEAVKAVVELQSAQQPTPELAEAILNFCRQHISHVKCPRSVDFVKALPRLENGKLYKRLLINQYAAAAAAAAESPAAAAS
- a CDS encoding acyl-CoA dehydrogenase family protein; translated protein: MRTALREDHEQFRDQVRKFVQREIAPYHHEWEKVGCVPRETWLKAGREGLLLCAIPEQYGGGGGDFGHSIVVIEELMRVLATGPGFPLHSDIVAPYILAYGTEAQKERWLPPMARGEKIGAIAMTEPGIGSDLKSLRTTARRDGDSYVINGQKTFITNGANSDLVIVACKTDPAAGTRGISLIVVEAGTPGFTKGPLLEKIGLKAQDTSELFFDEVRVPAANLLGEEGKGFGYLMHQLAQERLMVSVRSPVVMETMLEETIAYTKSRKAFGQPVFDLQNTRFKLAEIKAKTVACRVFIDHCIALHFKKELTSEMAAMAKLYATEAQGQAVDELLQLHGGYGFMREYGIARAFVDSRVQRIYGGTSEIMKEIIGRSL